In the Acetobacteroides hydrogenigenes genome, AGTACGTTTCTTCATCGGTTAGGTTTATTTTTGCGCGGGGGAGGTCCCACATAAAACGGACGCGCCCCCTTGCCTATTTTTCACCTTTAGACGATGCGAGCGCGAAAACCTTGCGGTGCAGCCCCGCAAAAAACGTACGAACGGATCGCCGTCGAGCGAAGGAACTGGCCCCTGCGAAGCATAGGCTCAGCACAAACGCTTACCGATTAAGGCCTGCTGCTGCTACCCTAACAGAAGGATGTCGCCCCGCCAGCTCATCTTCTACTCGCAAAGATGCTCCCAAGCTCCCTTACGAATTCCCGTTCCCACTTCAGCCGCTCGTGCCCTCCGTCGTAGACGATTGCCGTATAGCGGTACTTTTGCTTTTTCAGCCGTTTTACCAGCGCCTGGTATTTATCCATCGCAAAATCCTCGTTGCTGCCGTAGGCGATATGCAGCGTGGGCGAAATATTGGGCCTCCACTTAATGCTTTTTACCTTCTCGCCTAAGGGCGAAAAGCAGATAAGCTCCGAGAAGAGCTCGGGATGTATCCTACTTAGCGTGATCCCAAAGCCGGCCCCGTTGGAGGCGCCGTAAAAGAACCGGCTGCTCCGCTCCTTCGATACTGAGTAGCGCTTTTCGATATACGGAATCAGCTCCTCCGCAAAGAAGCCAATATGGTTGACGAACAAATCCTTTAGCTTCGGATCATCAGCCGATCCCATTGTCTCCACGTACTCATAGTGCCTGTAGGATAAGTTAACGGGTACAGGTTTCTCATTCGAATAAGCGCCCGCTAGAATAATGGGCGGAATAATTTTACGGTCAATCAGCGAATCGAGCAGCACCCTATAGCGCCCATCGGTAATCATTTGCCCATCGGTGGCAAATACGACCGGATACGGAACCGAATCCGAATAATCTTTCGGGAGGTAAATGCAGATGACGCGAGGCTCGTTCATGTAGCGGCTTTGCAGGGTATCGATAAGGAACTTCGATCCTCCCCCAAGGCCTTGCGCGTAGCCTGCCGATACGAGTAGCGCAGTAAACGCCAGCATCAATGAATACTTCAATTTTTTCATAGTATTATGTTTGTAGAGTTTTCTGATGTAGCTGTATAATGATAATAACCCTCTGCCCCGCTAAGCATAGGCTCTGCCCTTGTTTGGCAAAGGCTGTTGCCTTTCGTCAGTACTAACATTGCAGGCTATCGCCCATAGCCGAACACCGGCGCAACGCTTAGCGGCCCGTACGGCCGGCCGTAAATGTAGCAAGAAAAGCTTTCAGCTAAGCACCCTCAACCCGCTATTCTACGGGGTGGCAGGCCAGCGCTAGGGAGCACCGCAGGTTCGGGTGGCTTTTTAGGAGGTAGTAGAGTAACTGGCGGTAAAAGTTTATTAGCTAACATTTAATTATTGCTTGCAGGTGAAAATACATTTTATAACTTAGCTGCCATCACCTTATTTAGATCATACATATATGCCATTAGCTACACGTTTAGAAAATAGGCTTTCTTCTTCCGCTGCCGCAGCAAGGCGGGTCGGAGCCTTCGCCGAGGCGGCAAGCTCGGTTTCGGCAAGGGCGCATTCCATTTCGGGAGCGCCAAGGTTCGTTTCGCTACTGGCAACCTTCTTTTCGGTGCAGCCAAGCTTAGCTTCGGGGCACCCGCATCAATTTCCGTTCAGCTAGGATTCATTTCGTTGCAGTCGAGCTTGATTTCGGAGCAGCCAGGCTTTATTTCGGAAGCATCAAACGTCATTTCGTCAGCGTCACATGTCATTGCGTCATGTTCAAGCTTTATTTCGGAGCATCCAAGCTTCATTTCGGAAGCGCCAAACGTCATTTCGTCAGCATCACATGTCATTGCGTCATGTTCAAGCTTCGTTTCGGAGCAGCCAAGCTTCATTTCGGAGGCGACAGGGTTCGTTTCGCTGTTGCCATGCCCCTATGCTAGCGCCTAACTCAGAAAAGCAAACCGGCAGTCGGCCTTCTTTCTTCGGGTAGCTGCCTATACTATAACCTAAACTATATGATTATGCAGAAGAAAACCGCAAACTCAGTACGAATGCTTAAGTCCACCTCGCTGGTGCTTGGGCAAAATCAGGCAAAATGGGCTACGTCGGTAGTTCTAGCCAAGTCGGTACCTTCCTACATGGAGATTGTCGGTATGATAGACGATGCCGCCGTAGATGCGGATAAGGATATACTGGCAGCGGCCATCACCAAAAACGAAACCAGAGATAACCTAGAGGAGGAGCTTTTCCTCTGCTGCTCTGGGCTGATTTCGATTGCCAACTACGAAAAGAATGCGGAATTGGCTCAGGCGGTAAAGCACACGGAGTCGAGCTTGGAGAAGATGAAGGACGATCAGCTAATAACCACCGGAAAAACGGTGCTCGCCTTGGCGAAGGCTAACGCGAAGAAGCTAGAGGACTACGGGTATATGGCTGCGGATATCACAGCGCTCGAAACCCTAATCGGACAGTTTACAGCTGTGCAGGCAACGCCT is a window encoding:
- a CDS encoding alpha/beta hydrolase codes for the protein MKKLKYSLMLAFTALLVSAGYAQGLGGGSKFLIDTLQSRYMNEPRVICIYLPKDYSDSVPYPVVFATDGQMITDGRYRVLLDSLIDRKIIPPIILAGAYSNEKPVPVNLSYRHYEYVETMGSADDPKLKDLFVNHIGFFAEELIPYIEKRYSVSKERSSRFFYGASNGAGFGITLSRIHPELFSELICFSPLGEKVKSIKWRPNISPTLHIAYGSNEDFAMDKYQALVKRLKKQKYRYTAIVYDGGHERLKWEREFVRELGSIFASRR